The following are encoded in a window of Mycobacterium vicinigordonae genomic DNA:
- a CDS encoding fused (3R)-hydroxyacyl-ACP dehydratase subunits HadA/HadB — MTAASEASALEERVGHHYQMDGTYLVGREKVREYARAVQDYHPAHWDVDAAAELGYSGLVAPITFTSAPGMACNRRMFESVVIGYDTYVQTEEVFEQHRPIVAGDELHVDVELTSVRRVAGRDLITVTNTFTDAAGERVHTLHTTVVGVTAEDIGATTKEAVQNAMMHDFNILDIAESNAAYVKTVRPEDEVPIAVDSARRPGTRNFDDVKVGDELPTHHTRLSRGDLVNYAGVAGDANPIHWDEQLAKLAGLPDVIAHGMLTMGLGAGFHSAWSGDPGAVTRYAVRLSQPAIVSAAEGCDIEFSGRVKSLDPATREGVIILGAKSGGRKIFGLATMHVRFS; from the coding sequence ATGACCGCAGCATCAGAAGCATCGGCACTCGAAGAGCGGGTCGGCCACCACTACCAGATGGACGGCACCTACCTGGTAGGTCGCGAGAAGGTGCGCGAGTATGCCCGTGCAGTGCAGGACTACCACCCCGCGCACTGGGATGTTGACGCCGCCGCTGAGCTGGGCTATTCGGGTCTGGTGGCGCCGATCACGTTCACTTCGGCACCGGGCATGGCCTGCAATCGCCGCATGTTCGAATCGGTGGTCATCGGTTACGACACATACGTGCAGACCGAAGAGGTTTTCGAGCAGCACCGCCCGATCGTGGCGGGCGACGAACTGCACGTCGACGTCGAACTGACGTCGGTTCGCCGGGTCGCGGGCAGAGACCTGATCACCGTGACCAACACTTTCACCGACGCCGCCGGCGAGCGGGTACACACGCTGCACACCACCGTCGTCGGCGTCACGGCCGAGGACATCGGGGCGACCACCAAGGAGGCCGTGCAGAACGCGATGATGCACGACTTCAACATCCTCGACATTGCCGAATCCAATGCCGCCTACGTCAAGACGGTGCGTCCGGAGGACGAGGTCCCAATTGCCGTGGACAGCGCGCGCAGGCCCGGCACCCGGAACTTCGACGACGTCAAAGTCGGCGACGAGCTGCCGACGCACCACACCCGACTTTCGCGTGGCGACCTAGTGAACTACGCCGGCGTCGCCGGTGACGCCAACCCGATTCACTGGGACGAACAGCTGGCCAAGCTCGCGGGGCTGCCCGACGTCATCGCGCACGGCATGCTGACCATGGGTTTGGGCGCTGGATTCCACTCCGCATGGTCGGGGGACCCGGGCGCGGTCACCCGGTACGCGGTGCGGCTGTCGCAGCCCGCGATCGTATCGGCCGCCGAAGGCTGCGACATCGAGTTCAGCGGGCGGGTCAAATCGCTGGATCCGGCGACCCGCGAGGGAGTCATCATCCTCGGCGCCAAGTCCGGCGGCAGGAAGATTTTCGGCCTAGCGACCATGCACGTCCGCTTCAGCTGA
- a CDS encoding acyl-CoA dehydrogenase family protein — translation MSLTTEQLDFQNAIREFCARDCATREQREALLDPEEEDQSSVLYGRLAELGWLGVAIPETYGGSGGTYVEQTILFEELWRGMAPVKALGPTTTVAGCYKRFGSEEQKHHALAAIAAGEIMSISISEPGAGSDVAAIACSAKPVSGGWVLNGQKTWCSYAHRAGRILLVGRTSRDENAHAGLTIFEVSSDSEGVETRRIATLGGREVNDIFFTDCFVPTENVVGEVGRGFPQIMAGLDGERLVGAAVAIGLGQRALDDTIAYVKERKQFGKSIGTFQALRHRIADLATELECARLLTYEVAGRLERDPGPATTRMTSMAKIKSSEIAKQIALEGMQMMGGYGYACEYDMESHVRHSLVLPIYAGTNEIQREIVSRSLGLR, via the coding sequence ATGAGTCTGACCACCGAACAGCTGGATTTCCAGAACGCCATCCGCGAATTCTGCGCCCGCGACTGCGCGACGCGCGAACAGCGCGAGGCACTGCTGGATCCCGAGGAGGAGGATCAGTCCTCCGTTCTGTACGGTCGACTCGCTGAGCTGGGATGGCTCGGGGTCGCCATCCCCGAAACATATGGCGGCTCCGGGGGCACCTACGTTGAGCAAACTATCCTTTTCGAGGAACTCTGGCGTGGCATGGCGCCGGTGAAGGCCCTGGGGCCCACCACCACAGTTGCGGGTTGTTATAAGCGCTTTGGCTCCGAGGAGCAAAAGCATCACGCCCTCGCCGCGATTGCCGCCGGTGAGATTATGTCGATTTCGATCTCTGAGCCGGGGGCGGGTTCTGATGTCGCTGCGATCGCTTGCTCCGCCAAGCCGGTCAGCGGGGGCTGGGTCCTCAACGGGCAAAAGACTTGGTGCTCATACGCGCATCGCGCGGGCCGCATCCTCCTGGTCGGACGGACAAGCCGCGACGAAAACGCGCACGCTGGGTTGACCATATTCGAGGTGTCGAGTGATTCCGAGGGAGTGGAGACGCGCCGCATCGCCACCCTCGGGGGTCGCGAGGTCAACGATATCTTCTTCACTGATTGCTTCGTGCCGACCGAAAATGTCGTCGGTGAAGTGGGGCGGGGTTTCCCTCAGATCATGGCAGGACTCGACGGCGAACGCCTGGTGGGTGCTGCGGTCGCCATCGGGCTTGGCCAGCGGGCGCTGGACGACACCATCGCCTACGTTAAGGAGCGCAAACAGTTCGGCAAGTCCATCGGAACATTTCAAGCGTTACGACACCGAATCGCCGACCTTGCGACCGAACTTGAGTGCGCCAGGCTTCTCACCTATGAGGTGGCCGGACGTTTGGAGCGCGACCCCGGACCCGCAACTACCCGGATGACCTCGATGGCCAAGATCAAAAGCTCCGAGATTGCCAAACAAATTGCGCTGGAGGGAATGCAGATGATGGGCGGGTACGGGTATGCGTGTGAATACGACATGGAAAGCCACGTGCGCCACTCGCTCGTGTTGCCGATCTATGCTGGCACCAACGAGATTCAGCGAGAGATCGTAAGTCGGTCGCTGGGTCTGCGATGA
- a CDS encoding LLM class flavin-dependent oxidoreductase, which translates to MRLGVSLPSLDHSFGEIAEFAWAAEQAGLDAVWNYEVFKNPFIMHALTAQRTRSIDLCIGITSFLLRTPFAMANAAVDVAKISGGRLKVGIGPGTPGLMDVYAGVDVDRPVARTREYLEVLKLALNHLATGTEAAYEGRFQRFGAPATIWGARIDGDTPVPIYLGAVRPKMLQLAGEVADGIIGYLLDPDYIAAVVRPSLAAGAERAGRNPKDIDVVSYTICCCNRDRDVALRWARVQVGIYVAHPNNRMSAEAAGLYKETAEVLATLEKHGPAALAEVTDDKLVRMFSISGTPEECRQQATAYEGSVDEICLHTPYVPPFTVEETTAAFEGIIAAFGGGISEPEALVVSVPNRGSGA; encoded by the coding sequence ATGCGCCTCGGAGTTAGCTTGCCCAGCCTGGACCATTCGTTTGGCGAGATCGCCGAGTTTGCTTGGGCCGCGGAGCAAGCCGGATTAGATGCGGTGTGGAACTACGAAGTGTTCAAGAACCCATTCATAATGCATGCCTTGACTGCACAGCGGACGAGATCGATCGACCTGTGCATAGGCATCACGTCGTTCCTTCTCCGTACCCCGTTCGCAATGGCCAACGCTGCCGTTGATGTCGCGAAAATTTCGGGGGGTCGGCTGAAAGTCGGTATCGGCCCTGGTACCCCGGGCCTTATGGACGTCTACGCCGGTGTCGACGTTGATCGACCGGTCGCGCGCACCCGTGAGTACTTGGAGGTGCTGAAGCTGGCGCTCAATCATCTTGCCACGGGTACGGAGGCCGCTTATGAAGGACGATTTCAGCGGTTCGGGGCGCCAGCCACGATCTGGGGCGCTCGGATAGACGGCGACACACCTGTGCCGATCTACCTCGGTGCGGTCCGGCCGAAAATGCTGCAATTGGCGGGCGAGGTAGCCGACGGGATAATCGGCTACCTTCTCGACCCGGACTATATCGCGGCGGTCGTCCGTCCGAGCCTGGCTGCAGGTGCTGAACGCGCCGGCCGTAACCCGAAAGACATTGACGTGGTCTCGTATACGATCTGCTGCTGCAATCGAGACCGTGATGTAGCGCTGCGCTGGGCTAGGGTGCAAGTCGGCATCTACGTCGCGCACCCAAACAATCGGATGAGCGCAGAGGCGGCGGGCCTTTACAAGGAGACCGCCGAGGTGCTAGCGACCCTTGAGAAGCACGGCCCCGCAGCCCTCGCCGAAGTCACCGACGACAAGCTCGTGCGGATGTTCAGCATTTCCGGAACGCCTGAAGAGTGCCGCCAGCAAGCAACCGCGTATGAGGGATCGGTCGATGAGATCTGTCTGCACACCCCATACGTCCCGCCGTTCACCGTTGAGGAGACCACTGCGGCTTTCGAGGGCATCATTGCGGCGTTCGGAGGTGGCATCAGCGAGCCAGAGGCGTTAGTGGTGTCGGTACCCAACCGCGGCAGCGGTGCATGA
- a CDS encoding MlaE family ABC transporter permease: MSGDASETGEDGDARTATVALRSEADGDDLSVQSSAAGEAKRRSPFDSRVWAALGELSHSGAAKPVRALGDFFATALDTLAAMPRRPFAWREFLLQCWFVARVSLVPTMLLAIPFDVLLIFTFNILIIEFGAADYSGTGAAWGTVTQVGPVVTVLVVSGAGATAMCADLGARTIREELDALRVMGINPIQALVVPRVMALTVVAVLLSSVVIVVGLVGCYVFSVYVQHVTPGSFNASLTTITHGADLIIAWIKAAVFGLAAGLIACYKGISVGGGPAGVGNAVNETVVFTFVALFAINIVATAAGVKVTI, encoded by the coding sequence ATGAGCGGTGATGCAAGCGAGACCGGGGAAGACGGCGACGCGCGCACCGCGACGGTTGCATTGCGGTCAGAAGCTGACGGGGACGACCTTAGCGTGCAGTCATCCGCGGCCGGAGAAGCGAAGCGTAGGTCGCCATTTGACAGTCGAGTCTGGGCGGCACTCGGAGAGCTCTCCCATAGTGGCGCTGCCAAACCAGTACGTGCACTTGGCGATTTCTTCGCGACAGCTCTGGACACCCTGGCCGCGATGCCCCGAAGGCCATTCGCATGGCGCGAATTCTTGCTCCAATGTTGGTTCGTGGCCCGAGTCTCCCTTGTGCCCACGATGCTGCTGGCAATTCCCTTCGACGTACTTCTCATTTTCACATTTAACATTCTCATTATCGAGTTCGGCGCTGCAGACTATTCCGGCACCGGCGCCGCATGGGGAACAGTCACTCAAGTTGGTCCCGTCGTGACCGTACTCGTGGTCTCCGGTGCTGGCGCGACAGCCATGTGTGCTGACCTGGGCGCACGTACGATTCGTGAAGAACTTGACGCACTACGTGTTATGGGAATCAACCCCATTCAGGCGCTGGTGGTGCCTCGGGTGATGGCGTTGACGGTGGTGGCAGTACTCCTATCCTCCGTAGTGATAGTCGTGGGTTTGGTTGGTTGCTATGTCTTCTCGGTCTATGTCCAGCACGTTACTCCGGGATCCTTTAATGCCAGCCTGACGACCATCACTCACGGAGCCGACTTGATAATCGCTTGGATCAAGGCTGCCGTTTTCGGTCTGGCGGCAGGCTTGATCGCTTGCTACAAGGGAATTTCCGTTGGTGGAGGTCCCGCTGGAGTCGGTAACGCGGTTAATGAGACCGTGGTGTTCACATTCGTGGCGTTGTTTGCGATAAATATTGTGGCTACGGCCGCCGGGGTAAAGGTGACCATATGA
- a CDS encoding ABC transporter permease, with protein MSQSAAPSTLRPVLRRIAKGQVDGLVRIGTQARFYGETLASIKDSFVHYRIELVRLIAQMSMSTGALALIGGTVAVVGFLTLSIGSLVGIQGYNQFSSFGTEALTGFVSAYFVTRLLVPVVAGIALSATIGAGATAQLGAMRINEEIDALEVMGVRAVAYLASNRVVAGVIVVIPLYCVAVVSAYLAARFSTTFVYGQSTGVYDHYFNTFLNPGDLIWSFFQAISMAIVIMLVHTYYGFAASGGPAGVGEAVGRSVRASLIAAVFIVLFLSLAIYGKSGNFHLSG; from the coding sequence ATGAGTCAATCAGCCGCTCCCAGCACACTCCGTCCCGTGCTTCGCCGCATTGCCAAAGGGCAAGTCGACGGGCTGGTGCGTATCGGCACACAAGCCAGGTTCTACGGCGAGACACTCGCTTCGATCAAAGACTCATTCGTTCACTACCGGATCGAGCTGGTCCGATTGATTGCCCAGATGAGCATGAGCACAGGAGCTTTAGCCCTTATCGGCGGCACGGTCGCGGTAGTCGGGTTCTTGACGCTATCGATCGGCTCCCTGGTAGGAATCCAGGGCTACAACCAATTTTCGAGCTTCGGCACAGAAGCGCTGACCGGGTTCGTATCCGCCTACTTTGTCACCCGCCTACTCGTCCCGGTGGTGGCTGGCATCGCGTTGTCGGCGACCATCGGTGCTGGCGCGACCGCACAGCTGGGCGCGATGCGGATCAACGAAGAGATCGATGCTCTGGAGGTAATGGGCGTACGTGCAGTCGCTTACCTGGCGTCGAACCGCGTGGTCGCGGGCGTGATCGTCGTGATCCCCTTGTACTGCGTGGCAGTGGTATCTGCCTACCTGGCCGCGCGGTTCAGCACGACCTTCGTCTACGGACAATCAACGGGCGTGTACGACCACTACTTCAACACATTTCTGAACCCCGGCGACCTAATCTGGTCATTCTTTCAAGCCATTTCGATGGCGATAGTGATCATGCTGGTGCATACGTATTACGGATTCGCCGCGAGTGGCGGGCCTGCTGGAGTCGGTGAGGCCGTGGGGCGATCGGTTCGGGCATCGCTAATCGCAGCTGTCTTTATCGTCCTGTTCCTTTCGCTTGCCATCTATGGCAAGTCTGGCAACTTCCATCTGTCGGGGTGA
- a CDS encoding MCE family protein — MSMERRERRSHLLCWAAGLFGIVTTIALVCSALFEETFKSFVPVKLVSDRGGLVMESGARVKFRGVEVGRVANISGGTQPLSLTLEMFPDQMRYIPANVQAEIKANTVFGAKFVDLIDPEQPSRQRLTAGAVLRSKNVSTEVNTLFENIVDLLKQIDVDKLHSVLTALAEGVRGQGERMGQAITGANNVLLAVNPRMDTITQNWRSFKGFSDAYSAAAKDILATLDAASATSSTIVQHSKDLDSLLLSTIGFSRRGIDLLGPNMDNFINGINVLEPTTNLLLRYSPTYTCLLVGSKYYLDNGGYAAYGGNGRTYLIDAGLLFGDDPYRYPDNLPIVAAKGGPGGRPGCGSLPDVSKNFPVRYEVTNTGWGTGLDMRPNPGIGHPWWINLLPVTRATPEPPSVHGARPPAIGPVPYPGAPPYGAPLYAPDGTPLYPGVPPASPPPAAPTPLPPGQPSTEPAR, encoded by the coding sequence ATGAGCATGGAGCGACGAGAGCGGCGTAGCCACTTATTATGTTGGGCAGCAGGGCTTTTCGGTATCGTAACTACCATCGCCCTGGTGTGCTCGGCACTGTTTGAAGAAACCTTCAAGTCATTCGTCCCGGTCAAATTGGTTTCCGATCGTGGCGGGCTTGTCATGGAGTCAGGGGCGAGAGTCAAATTCCGTGGAGTCGAGGTTGGACGGGTCGCCAACATCTCGGGTGGCACCCAGCCGCTCAGCCTTACGCTAGAAATGTTCCCAGACCAGATGCGTTACATACCAGCCAATGTGCAAGCAGAAATCAAAGCCAACACGGTATTTGGTGCAAAGTTCGTCGATCTGATCGACCCCGAGCAGCCGAGCAGACAGCGCCTCACTGCCGGAGCGGTACTGCGGTCGAAGAACGTCAGCACCGAGGTGAACACCTTGTTCGAGAATATCGTCGACTTGCTCAAGCAGATCGACGTCGACAAGCTGCATTCGGTGCTAACCGCTTTGGCCGAAGGTGTTCGGGGACAGGGCGAGCGAATGGGTCAGGCCATCACGGGTGCAAATAATGTTCTCCTGGCAGTTAACCCGCGGATGGACACTATCACCCAGAACTGGCGTTCTTTCAAAGGATTCAGCGACGCCTACAGCGCGGCAGCTAAGGACATCTTGGCCACGCTGGATGCAGCGAGCGCTACGAGCTCGACTATCGTCCAGCACTCGAAGGATCTAGATTCACTCTTGCTCAGTACGATCGGCTTCTCTAGGAGAGGCATAGACCTCCTTGGTCCAAATATGGACAATTTCATCAACGGCATCAACGTTCTCGAGCCGACGACGAACCTGCTATTGAGGTACAGCCCGACTTATACGTGTCTGCTCGTTGGTTCCAAGTACTACTTGGACAACGGCGGGTACGCGGCTTACGGCGGTAACGGGCGGACGTACCTTATCGACGCGGGCCTGTTGTTCGGGGACGATCCATATCGCTACCCGGACAATTTGCCGATCGTCGCGGCAAAAGGGGGCCCCGGGGGTCGGCCGGGGTGTGGTTCATTGCCCGATGTCTCTAAGAACTTTCCGGTGCGCTACGAGGTGACGAACACCGGATGGGGTACCGGCCTGGACATGCGACCGAACCCGGGCATCGGTCATCCCTGGTGGATCAACCTGCTCCCCGTTACCCGAGCAACGCCAGAACCCCCGAGTGTTCATGGCGCGAGGCCGCCTGCAATCGGACCCGTCCCGTATCCCGGTGCGCCGCCGTACGGTGCGCCCCTGTATGCGCCTGACGGCACGCCACTATATCCCGGAGTTCCGCCCGCATCTCCTCCGCCAGCTGCACCGACTCCGCTGCCGCCGGGGCAGCCTTCAACGGAGCCTGCTAGGTGA
- a CDS encoding MCE family protein, which produces MTTGLRRAAMALVVFVVVCAMCAFGLLAVFAQLRFDDVQAYRAVFSDVSGLKEGDFVRIAGVEVGKVKKISITKEGTALVEFSANATVALTNSTAAAIRWADPIGTRYLALLEGADGARKLNPGDIIPIDRTEPALDLDTLLGGFRPLFRALEPDQVNALSGQLIQAFQGEGATIGSFLTEAAAVTTKLADRDHLIGEVINHLNAVLQSLGDQSNQFAKAVDSLSSLVRGLAEKRSDITNAVAYTNASSATITDLLQRIRPSWKANTVQSDRVTSIVLADHDYFDNLLNTLPDSYRKLSRLGLYGDFFTYYLCDVFLKVNGKGGQPVYIKLVGQDSGRCSPK; this is translated from the coding sequence GTGACGACCGGACTGCGCCGCGCCGCAATGGCTCTCGTGGTATTTGTCGTGGTGTGCGCCATGTGTGCATTCGGGTTGCTTGCAGTCTTCGCGCAATTGAGATTCGACGATGTTCAGGCATACCGGGCGGTCTTCTCGGATGTTAGTGGCCTCAAGGAAGGCGACTTTGTCCGCATTGCGGGCGTGGAGGTTGGCAAGGTCAAGAAGATCTCGATTACCAAGGAGGGGACCGCCCTCGTCGAGTTCTCTGCCAACGCAACCGTGGCCTTGACGAACAGCACTGCCGCGGCAATCCGCTGGGCTGACCCCATCGGCACCCGTTACCTTGCGTTGCTGGAAGGAGCCGATGGAGCGCGCAAGCTCAACCCCGGCGACATAATTCCGATCGATAGAACCGAGCCAGCGCTGGATCTCGACACACTTCTCGGTGGCTTTCGACCGCTGTTCCGTGCACTCGAACCAGACCAGGTAAACGCCCTGAGTGGCCAGCTAATTCAAGCCTTTCAAGGCGAAGGCGCAACGATTGGCTCGTTCCTGACCGAAGCGGCTGCCGTCACCACCAAGCTCGCGGATCGTGACCACTTAATCGGGGAGGTGATCAACCACCTCAACGCCGTTCTGCAATCACTGGGTGACCAAAGCAATCAGTTCGCCAAGGCGGTGGATTCACTGTCATCACTGGTTAGAGGACTAGCCGAGAAGAGGTCGGACATAACGAACGCCGTGGCGTACACCAATGCGTCTTCGGCAACGATCACCGACCTCTTACAGCGGATAAGACCATCCTGGAAGGCCAACACGGTCCAGTCGGATCGCGTGACCTCGATTGTTCTCGCCGACCACGACTACTTCGACAACCTTCTCAATACGTTGCCGGATTCGTACCGGAAACTCAGCCGTCTCGGCCTCTACGGCGACTTCTTCACTTACTACCTGTGCGATGTGTTCTTGAAGGTTAACGGCAAAGGGGGCCAACCGGTGTACATCAAGCTGGTTGGCCAAGATTCGGGGCGGTGTTCGCCGAAATGA
- a CDS encoding MCE family protein, producing MRPFADRSPFIIGLVGMLLCVVIAGATLNYDKLPFVTTDKQYSAFFAEAGGLKVGAPVEVAGYRIGSVKSISLDGARVLVKFAIDKDVHLGSRSEANIRTKTLLGAKLLQITTLGDGELTAPIPIERTKAPYQLPDALGDLTRTISGIDTGTMTNALATLSETFRDTPPELKEAVDGVARFAQTLDARDAQLRSLLANASKATHVLSERTDQLVGLVGSTNALLIELRSQSVAVDNISANLSAFARQLKAFINENQTSLRPALDKLNGVLTLVDNRKDRIQQAVKYLNQYALSLGEVVGSGPFFKAYIVNLLPGQFIQPFIDAAFSDLGLDPNVLLPSHRTDPQTGQPATPPLPVPYPRTGQGGAPRLTLPDAITGNPGDPRYPYREPLPAPAPGGPPPGPPAPAAPGPGSTPEPTPSPVYHPAPNEVPPPGAPPVPGPTGGGQ from the coding sequence ATGAGACCCTTCGCGGATCGAAGTCCGTTCATCATCGGGCTTGTCGGCATGTTGCTATGCGTGGTGATAGCGGGGGCCACGCTGAACTACGACAAGCTGCCTTTCGTCACGACGGACAAGCAGTACTCGGCGTTCTTCGCCGAGGCGGGTGGATTGAAGGTCGGCGCGCCGGTGGAGGTCGCTGGCTACCGGATCGGATCGGTGAAATCCATCAGCTTGGATGGCGCCCGCGTGTTGGTGAAATTCGCCATAGACAAGGACGTACACCTGGGAAGCCGCAGCGAAGCGAACATTAGAACTAAGACCCTGCTGGGGGCCAAGCTACTTCAAATCACCACATTGGGCGACGGTGAGCTGACGGCGCCCATCCCGATCGAACGGACAAAGGCGCCGTACCAGTTGCCGGATGCGCTGGGTGACTTGACGAGGACGATCAGTGGCATCGACACCGGGACAATGACTAACGCGTTAGCGACCCTCTCAGAGACATTTCGAGACACCCCGCCCGAGTTGAAGGAAGCGGTCGACGGCGTGGCGCGCTTCGCGCAGACGCTGGATGCGCGCGATGCGCAGCTGCGAAGTCTATTGGCGAATGCGAGTAAAGCTACGCACGTGCTATCCGAGCGTACTGACCAACTCGTGGGATTGGTCGGCAGTACCAACGCACTCTTGATCGAACTGCGGTCCCAAAGCGTTGCGGTAGATAATATCTCGGCAAACCTGTCGGCGTTCGCTCGACAACTCAAGGCCTTCATAAACGAGAACCAAACAAGTCTGCGCCCGGCACTCGACAAACTGAATGGTGTTCTCACGCTCGTTGACAACCGAAAGGACCGGATCCAGCAGGCGGTCAAGTATCTCAACCAGTACGCTTTGTCGCTCGGCGAGGTCGTAGGGTCCGGGCCCTTTTTCAAGGCATACATCGTCAACCTGCTTCCGGGGCAGTTTATCCAACCGTTCATCGACGCGGCCTTTTCAGATTTGGGCTTGGATCCCAACGTGTTGCTGCCCTCCCATCGGACGGACCCGCAGACTGGGCAGCCAGCTACCCCACCGCTACCGGTGCCATACCCTCGAACAGGCCAGGGCGGCGCGCCTCGCCTCACGCTGCCGGACGCCATTACCGGCAACCCTGGCGATCCAAGGTACCCATATCGGGAGCCGCTGCCTGCGCCGGCGCCGGGCGGTCCGCCGCCGGGTCCGCCCGCACCGGCCGCACCAGGACCGGGGTCTACTCCGGAGCCCACTCCGTCTCCGGTGTATCACCCCGCCCCGAACGAGGTGCCGCCCCCAGGCGCCCCGCCGGTACCCGGACCCACAGGAGGAGGACAGTGA
- a CDS encoding virulence factor Mce family protein: MMLVGGIAVVAIGLGAERKTRITAYFDNTNGLFSGDEVRILGVAVGKVDTIVPQPDRAKVTMYVDSKYKIPANAMAAILSPQLVTARAVQLTPAYTGGPVMSDGAVIPLDRTAVPVEWDDLRQELQKLTDALQPTKDGGLSKLGELVSTAANNLRGRGVDIRQAVVKMAQALSILGDHSDDIFLTIKNLATVVSALQDSTDAMQAMNRNLAAVTSLLADDPDEVGHAIADLNAVVGDANHFIADNREALGTTADKLASITTVVHDSVDDIKQALHVFPNVLQNVTNIFQPAQASLTGALAMTNFNNPISFLCGAIEAASRLGNERSAKLCVQYLAPIIKNRQWNALPIGLNPFVGAAARPNEITYTEDWMRPDFVPAPPPVSPPLAPAPTDVQASAAPGGPASAEQGATASAGDAIPTNPAQGLPGMMVPPGGGS, encoded by the coding sequence ATGATGCTCGTCGGCGGAATCGCTGTTGTGGCAATCGGTCTCGGCGCAGAGCGCAAGACCCGCATCACCGCATACTTCGACAACACCAACGGACTGTTCTCAGGTGACGAAGTGCGCATCCTTGGTGTGGCCGTCGGCAAGGTCGACACAATCGTCCCCCAGCCGGATCGGGCGAAGGTCACGATGTATGTCGACTCCAAGTACAAGATTCCGGCCAATGCGATGGCTGCGATCCTCTCGCCGCAACTAGTCACCGCTCGCGCCGTGCAATTGACTCCTGCTTACACCGGCGGACCAGTCATGAGCGATGGCGCGGTGATTCCTTTGGACCGCACCGCTGTTCCGGTGGAATGGGACGACCTACGTCAAGAACTCCAAAAGCTAACTGACGCCTTGCAACCCACCAAGGACGGCGGGCTCAGCAAGCTTGGCGAACTCGTCAGTACGGCCGCCAACAACCTGCGTGGCCGTGGTGTTGACATCCGCCAGGCTGTGGTAAAGATGGCGCAAGCCCTGTCTATATTAGGCGACCACAGCGACGACATATTTCTGACGATCAAGAACCTCGCCACCGTAGTGTCTGCGCTTCAGGACAGCACCGACGCGATGCAGGCGATGAACCGCAATTTGGCTGCGGTCACCTCGCTGCTCGCCGACGATCCCGACGAAGTCGGGCACGCAATCGCAGACCTTAATGCGGTCGTTGGTGACGCAAACCACTTCATTGCAGACAATCGCGAAGCGCTGGGGACCACTGCGGACAAGCTTGCGTCAATCACTACTGTCGTCCACGACAGCGTCGATGACATCAAACAGGCGCTACACGTCTTTCCAAACGTATTGCAGAACGTGACCAACATCTTCCAGCCTGCACAGGCATCCCTCACGGGCGCTCTGGCCATGACCAACTTCAACAATCCAATCTCATTCTTGTGCGGCGCAATTGAGGCAGCGTCGCGGCTCGGGAATGAGCGGTCGGCGAAGCTTTGCGTCCAATACCTTGCACCAATTATCAAGAACCGCCAGTGGAACGCACTTCCTATTGGGTTAAATCCGTTTGTCGGTGCGGCAGCGCGACCGAACGAGATCACATATACAGAAGACTGGATGCGTCCGGACTTTGTGCCTGCACCACCTCCGGTGTCGCCGCCGCTTGCGCCAGCCCCGACGGATGTGCAGGCATCGGCGGCGCCAGGCGGCCCGGCTTCGGCGGAACAAGGAGCTACGGCTAGCGCAGGCGACGCAATTCCTACGAACCCGGCGCAAGGACTACCCGGCATGATGGTTCCGCCCGGAGGTGGCTCGTGA